A portion of the Nomascus leucogenys isolate Asia unplaced genomic scaffold, Asia_NLE_v1 000697F_125015_qpd_obj, whole genome shotgun sequence genome contains these proteins:
- the LOC115834190 gene encoding LOW QUALITY PROTEIN: tripartite motif-containing protein 49D-like (The sequence of the model RefSeq protein was modified relative to this genomic sequence to represent the inferred CDS: inserted 1 base in 1 codon), with the protein MNSGISQVFQREVTCPICMNYFIDPVTIDCGHSFCRPCFYLNWQDIPILTQCFECIKXTQQRNLKTNIHLKKMASLARKASLWLFLSSEEQMCGTHRETKKMFCEVDKSLLCSLCSSSQEHRDHRHCPVEWAAEEHREKLLKKMQSLWGKARENQRNLNVETTRISHWKDYVNVRLEAIRAEYQKMPAFHHEEEKQNLEMLKKKGRDIFHQLHLSKAKMAHRREILRGTYEELMKMCHKPDVELLQAFGDILYRSECVLLHMPQPLNLELRAGPITGLRDRLNQFRVDITLYHNEANSHIFRCGDLRSICIGCDRQTAPHITATPTSFLAWGAQTFTSGKYYWEVHVGDSWNWAFGVCNKYWQGKNQNGSIYGEEGLFSLGCVKNDIQCSLFTTSPITLQYVPRPTSHVGLFLDCEARTVSFVDVNQSSPIYTIPNCSFSPPLRPVFCCVHL; encoded by the exons ATGAATTCTGGAATCTCGCAAGTCTTCCAGAGGGAAGTCACCTGCCCCATCTGCATGAACTACTTCATAGACCCGGTCACCATagactgtgggcacagcttttgcCGGCCCTGTTTCTACCTCAACTGGCAAGACATCCCAATTCTTACTCAGTGCTTTGAATGCATAA CAACACAGCAGAGAAACCTCAAAACTAACATTCATTTGAAGAAGATGGCTTCCCTTGCCAGGAAAGCCAGTCTCTGGCTATTCCTGAGCTCTGAGGAGCAAATGTGTGGCACTCACAGGGAGACAAAGAAGATGTTCTGTGAAGTGGACAAGAGCCTGCTCTGTTCGCTGTGCTCCAGCTCTCAGGAGCACCGGGATCACAGACACTGTCCCGTTGAGTGGGCTGCTGAGGAACACCGG GAgaagcttttaaagaaaatgcagtctTTATGGGGAAAAGCTCGTGAAAATCAGAGAAACCTGAACGTGGAAACCACCAGAATCAGCCACTGGAAG GATTATGTGAATGTAAGGCTAGAAGCTATTAGAGCTGAGTATCAGAAGATGCCTGCATTTCATcatgaggaagaaaaacagaatttggaGATGCTGAAAAAGAAGGGGAGAGATATTTTTCATCAACTGCATTTAAGCAAAGCCAAAATGGCTCATAGGAGGGAGATTTTAAGAGGAACGTATGAGGAGCTGATGAAAATGTGCCATAAACCAGATGTGGAGCTACTTCAG gcttTTGGAGATATATTATACAG GAGTGAGTGCGTGCTGCTGCACATGCCCCAGCCTCTGAATCTAGAGCTCAGGGCGGGGCCCATCACTGGACTGAGGGACAGGCTCAACCAATTCCGAG tggATATTACTCTGTATCATAATGAAGCCAACAGTCATATCTTTCGGTGTGGAGATTTGAGAAGCATTTGTATTGGATGTGACCGTCAAACTGCGCCCCATATCACTGCAACACCTACAAGTTTTCTTGCATGGGGTGCTCAGACTTTCACCTCTGGCAAATATTACTGGGAGGTCCATGTGGGGGACTCTTGGAATTGGGCTTTTGGTGTCTGTAATAAGTATTGGCAAGGGAAGAATCAGAATGGCAGTATATATGGAGAGGAGGGACTCTTTAGTCTTGGGTGTGTTAAGAACGACATTCAGTGCAGTCTCTTTACCACCTCCCCTATTACACTGCAATATGTCCCAAGACCTACCAGCCATGTAGGATTATTCCTGGATTGTGAAGCTAGAACTGTGAGCTTTGTTGATGTTAATCAAAGCTCCCCTATATACACCATCCCTAATTGctccttctcacctcctctcAGGCCTGTCTTTTGCTGTGTTCACCTCTGA